In Opitutaceae bacterium TAV5, one genomic interval encodes:
- a CDS encoding cytochrome oxidase assembly protein, whose translation MTASDGTGRRTAGYQPGLAWFAAIGGFQVFVLVLLGAFTTSIGAGMIFPDWPLSNGSLNPAGWLSDVAMFAEHSHRLSAGLMSLITLALALWLWRREARPWLRRLGYLAVALVFAQALLGGLRVLLDHLHIDAIETSVGRLFAMGHACLAQIYVCVLLAIALSLSRAWIDAAGGRDGKDERDRQDAGAEAARTPGWRRAGVFCCALLLAQLGVAAVMRHSFAGLAIPVFPHSTPEGGWLPAAWDFRVGIHFAHRVLALALTISLAVLVVRIWLDRVASAGVRIAAGAVVALVALQVTLGALSVLTYRNPHYTTAHVIVGALLLATTFGLTWWSWRPAGGSDPVSLAGAGHQAASPGDAPRRRSGSNAAAPSASV comes from the coding sequence GTGACCGCGTCCGACGGCACTGGCCGCCGCACTGCCGGCTACCAGCCCGGGCTGGCGTGGTTTGCCGCGATCGGCGGTTTCCAGGTCTTCGTCCTCGTGCTGCTCGGGGCGTTCACCACCAGCATCGGGGCCGGCATGATTTTCCCCGACTGGCCGCTTTCCAACGGCTCGCTCAACCCCGCCGGATGGCTCAGCGACGTGGCGATGTTCGCCGAGCACTCGCACCGCCTGAGCGCGGGATTGATGTCGCTCATCACCCTCGCCCTCGCCCTCTGGCTCTGGCGCAGGGAAGCGCGTCCGTGGTTGCGCCGGCTCGGGTATCTCGCCGTCGCTCTCGTTTTTGCCCAGGCGCTGCTCGGCGGTCTGCGCGTGCTGCTCGACCACCTGCACATCGACGCCATCGAGACCAGCGTCGGCCGCCTTTTCGCGATGGGTCACGCCTGCCTCGCCCAGATCTATGTCTGCGTGCTGCTTGCGATCGCGTTGTCGCTTTCGCGGGCGTGGATCGACGCGGCGGGAGGAAGGGACGGAAAGGACGAAAGGGACCGACAGGACGCTGGCGCCGAGGCCGCCCGGACGCCCGGCTGGCGGCGGGCCGGTGTTTTCTGCTGCGCGCTCCTGCTCGCGCAACTCGGCGTCGCCGCGGTGATGCGGCACAGTTTCGCCGGCCTCGCGATTCCGGTCTTCCCGCACAGCACGCCCGAAGGCGGCTGGTTGCCCGCAGCGTGGGATTTTCGGGTGGGCATCCACTTCGCGCACCGCGTGCTCGCGCTGGCGCTGACGATCTCGCTCGCTGTTCTTGTCGTCCGCATCTGGCTCGATCGTGTGGCCTCCGCCGGCGTCCGGATCGCCGCCGGTGCGGTCGTCGCTCTGGTTGCCCTCCAGGTCACGCTCGGCGCGCTTTCGGTGCTCACGTACCGGAATCCCCATTACACGACCGCCCACGTCATCGTCGGCGCGCTGCTCCTCGCCACCACCTTCGGGCTCACCTGGTGGAGCTGGCGGCCGGCCGGCGGCTCCGATCCCGTATCGCTTGCCGGCGCGGGCCATCAGGCTGCCAGTCCGGGCGACGCTCCGCGTCGTCGCAGCGGCAGCAATGCCGCCGCTCCTTCCGCTTCCGTATGA
- a CDS encoding phosphoglucomutase, with amino-acid sequence MSTLSRIQAAGQAGHLLPSTVENLASWLAVSLPAWAVASIDELVTKEAWAELNDRFYRDMAFGTGGMRGRTIGVVTAAAETGTPDARGTPEHAAIGSNILNDFTLIRATVGLFRYTKNYLAGSGRAATAPKLVIAHDVRHFSRHFCELAASTWTRLGGEALIFDGPRSTPQLSFSVRKYGAHAGVVITASHNPPHDNGFKAYFEDGAQVVPPHDAGIVSEVNAVPLAELGVYLEKDLAKVTTLGADADAAYHAVAAQAVIDTEAVRKAKLALVFTNIHGTGAVASVPLLEAAGCEVHTVPEQLAPDGRFPTVKSPNPENAEALSMAVALAEKDGIDLVMATDPDADRVGCAVRGKDGKMHLLSGNQVGALLTEYRLNKYKELGWIPQNGSDRVAVIKTFVTTSMQDAIGHAHGVKVINTLTGFKWIAAKIRGYEEQLVTALKKAGDTAFDYDATPFTERAKLLQEHSTFYAFGCEESYGYLANDAVRDKDANSATLMVAELAATLKLQGITVPEYLDSLYLKYGFFLEGVINIYYEGASGAAKIKRILDTYRSSPPKAFGDVAVTKFQDFGREVIKDADDEAIPQQDLYIVSLANGYSFAARGSGTEPKMKFYLFAHAKVSDVGALEKVKADVKAELDRVKALIEADAKQRAEG; translated from the coding sequence ATGAGCACACTCTCCAGGATTCAGGCTGCCGGCCAGGCCGGCCACCTTTTGCCGTCCACCGTTGAAAATCTGGCCTCCTGGCTCGCCGTCTCGCTCCCCGCCTGGGCCGTGGCGAGCATCGACGAACTCGTGACAAAGGAAGCCTGGGCCGAGCTCAACGACCGCTTCTATCGTGACATGGCCTTCGGCACCGGCGGCATGCGCGGCCGCACCATCGGCGTCGTCACCGCCGCGGCCGAGACCGGCACGCCCGACGCCCGGGGTACACCCGAACACGCCGCCATCGGCAGCAACATCCTCAACGATTTCACGCTGATCCGCGCCACCGTCGGCCTCTTCCGTTACACGAAAAACTACCTCGCCGGCTCCGGCCGCGCCGCCACCGCGCCGAAACTCGTCATCGCCCACGATGTGCGCCACTTCTCGCGTCACTTTTGCGAACTCGCGGCCTCGACCTGGACGCGGCTCGGCGGCGAGGCCCTCATCTTCGATGGCCCCCGCTCCACGCCGCAGCTCAGCTTTTCGGTCCGCAAGTACGGCGCCCACGCCGGCGTCGTCATCACCGCGAGCCACAATCCGCCCCACGACAACGGCTTCAAGGCCTACTTCGAGGACGGCGCCCAAGTCGTGCCGCCCCACGACGCCGGTATCGTCAGCGAGGTCAATGCCGTGCCGCTCGCCGAACTCGGCGTGTACCTCGAAAAGGATCTCGCCAAGGTCACCACCCTCGGCGCCGATGCCGACGCCGCCTATCACGCCGTCGCCGCGCAGGCGGTGATCGACACGGAGGCCGTCCGCAAGGCGAAGCTCGCGCTCGTCTTCACCAACATCCACGGCACCGGCGCTGTCGCCTCTGTGCCGCTGCTCGAGGCCGCCGGCTGCGAGGTGCATACCGTGCCCGAACAACTCGCCCCCGACGGACGTTTCCCGACCGTCAAGTCGCCCAACCCGGAGAACGCCGAGGCGCTCTCCATGGCCGTCGCCCTCGCGGAGAAGGACGGTATCGACCTCGTCATGGCGACCGATCCCGACGCCGACCGCGTCGGCTGCGCCGTGCGTGGCAAGGACGGCAAGATGCACCTGCTCTCCGGCAACCAGGTCGGCGCGCTCCTCACCGAGTATCGTCTCAACAAATACAAGGAACTCGGCTGGATCCCGCAAAACGGCTCCGACCGCGTGGCCGTCATCAAGACGTTTGTGACGACCTCCATGCAGGACGCCATCGGCCATGCCCACGGCGTCAAGGTCATCAACACCCTGACCGGCTTCAAGTGGATCGCGGCCAAAATCCGTGGCTACGAGGAACAGCTTGTCACCGCGCTGAAAAAGGCAGGCGACACCGCCTTCGACTACGACGCCACGCCGTTTACGGAACGCGCAAAGCTGCTCCAGGAGCACAGCACCTTTTACGCGTTCGGCTGCGAGGAGAGCTACGGTTACCTCGCCAACGACGCCGTACGCGACAAGGATGCCAACAGCGCCACACTCATGGTCGCCGAGCTTGCCGCCACGCTCAAGCTGCAGGGGATCACCGTGCCGGAGTACCTCGACAGCCTGTATCTGAAATACGGCTTCTTCCTCGAAGGCGTGATCAACATCTACTACGAAGGCGCGAGCGGCGCGGCAAAAATCAAGCGCATCCTCGACACCTACCGTTCGTCGCCTCCGAAGGCGTTCGGCGACGTGGCGGTGACGAAATTCCAGGACTTCGGCCGGGAAGTCATCAAGGACGCCGACGACGAGGCGATTCCGCAGCAGGACCTCTACATCGTGTCGTTGGCCAACGGATACAGTTTCGCCGCCCGCGGCAGCGGCACCGAGCCGAAGATGAAGTTTTACCTTTTCGCCCACGCGAAGGTGTCCGACGTCGGCGCGCTGGAAAAGGTAAAGGCCGACGTGAAAGCCGAACTCGACCGCGTAAAGGCCCTCATCGAGGCCGACGCCAAGCAGCGCGCCGAAGGGTGA
- a CDS encoding mechanosensitive ion channel protein MscS: MNWLSDWVVKQGVSQEIAELIVRGCLFLVVLVAGYIALVIVRATVVRTIRKVLIATKAKWDDKLIEAGVLARASHIAPMIVIKWLGTIVLLGNDQALVWLDTFLKAYLLIIIMAVLSAFINAAQAILASTRAGANMPLKGFSQAIKLVIFLIGGILLLSILLGRSPLFFFSGLTALTAVLMLVFKDSILGFVAGIQISVNQMVRIGDWIEMPKQGADGDVIDVSLTTVKVQNWDKTISTIPTYALISESFKNWRGMSESGGRRIKRSIYVDMQTVRFADEPMLESWQKIRLLRPYLTARLAEIAEENKERGEDLGILGNGRRLTNIGTFRAYCVAYLRASPHIHQTMTFLVRHLQPTEHGLPIELYVFTSDTRWAVYEGVQADVFDHLLAIMPQFGLRVFQTPSGNDLHDVMQALAKPKEVSHSPEASRQGG; the protein is encoded by the coding sequence ATCAACTGGTTGAGCGACTGGGTCGTAAAGCAGGGCGTTTCGCAGGAAATTGCGGAACTGATCGTGCGTGGCTGCCTGTTTCTGGTGGTTCTGGTGGCGGGGTATATTGCTCTGGTCATCGTGCGTGCCACGGTTGTGCGAACGATCCGGAAGGTCCTGATCGCGACGAAAGCGAAGTGGGACGACAAACTGATCGAGGCCGGGGTGCTGGCCCGGGCGTCGCACATCGCGCCGATGATTGTCATCAAGTGGCTGGGCACGATCGTTCTTCTCGGCAACGACCAGGCGCTGGTCTGGCTGGATACGTTCCTGAAGGCTTATCTGCTGATCATCATCATGGCGGTGTTGAGCGCGTTCATCAACGCCGCCCAGGCCATCCTCGCATCGACCCGGGCGGGCGCAAACATGCCGCTGAAAGGATTTTCGCAGGCGATCAAACTCGTGATTTTCCTGATCGGCGGCATCCTGCTTCTCTCGATCCTGCTGGGACGTTCGCCCTTGTTTTTCTTTTCCGGCCTTACCGCGCTGACCGCCGTCCTCATGCTGGTCTTCAAGGATTCCATCCTCGGCTTCGTCGCCGGCATCCAGATTTCCGTCAACCAGATGGTGCGCATCGGCGACTGGATCGAGATGCCGAAACAGGGCGCCGACGGCGACGTGATCGACGTGTCCCTCACCACCGTGAAGGTGCAGAACTGGGACAAGACCATCTCCACGATCCCGACCTACGCCCTCATTTCGGAATCGTTCAAAAACTGGCGCGGCATGTCGGAATCGGGCGGACGCCGCATCAAGCGTTCGATTTACGTGGACATGCAGACGGTGCGGTTCGCCGACGAGCCGATGCTGGAAAGCTGGCAAAAAATCCGCCTGCTCAGGCCGTATCTGACCGCGCGGCTGGCCGAGATTGCCGAGGAGAACAAGGAGCGCGGCGAGGATCTCGGCATCCTGGGCAACGGACGTCGTCTGACGAACATCGGCACCTTCCGCGCCTACTGCGTGGCCTACCTGCGGGCGAGCCCGCACATCCACCAGACGATGACCTTCCTTGTGCGTCATCTGCAACCGACCGAGCACGGATTGCCGATCGAGCTGTATGTATTCACGAGCGACACACGCTGGGCGGTTTACGAGGGCGTGCAGGCCGACGTGTTCGACCACCTGCTCGCGATCATGCCGCAATTCGGTCTGCGCGTGTTCCAGACGCCGAGCGGCAACGACCTGCACGATGTCATGCAGGCGCTGGCCAAGCCGAAGGAAGTGAGCCATAGCCCCGAAGCGTCACGGCAGGGCGGGTGA
- a CDS encoding electron transporter SenC has protein sequence MIQEFFKGAAAWLAVVMLVSFPAGCTRQEAARQPAAAPGEKRFPVKGQVVSVDRERGTLLVDHEEIPGYMPAMAMEFAVSPGDLANATEGRRLQAELVEEDAAPGEAGAAPVLRLEKVWYVDEVADARVAAAADALRQDTSIRGRGAYREIGENLPGFTLYNQKGEAVSADRFRGKKIVLNFIYTRCPIDTMCPASTRNMKTVQEKAKAAGVTNLELISISFDPEHDTPGVLRDYAEAHGIDTGNFSLLTGPERAIKDLLRQFGVIASERDGPIIKHSLSTLLINEQGRIVWRADGSGWNPDDFVQRLKGGA, from the coding sequence ATGATCCAGGAATTTTTCAAAGGAGCGGCGGCATGGCTGGCCGTCGTCATGCTGGTGTCGTTCCCGGCCGGTTGCACGCGGCAGGAGGCGGCGCGGCAGCCTGCGGCCGCACCGGGGGAAAAACGGTTTCCGGTAAAAGGGCAGGTGGTGTCGGTGGACCGCGAACGGGGCACCCTGCTGGTGGATCACGAGGAGATTCCCGGTTACATGCCGGCGATGGCGATGGAGTTTGCCGTCTCGCCGGGCGATCTGGCCAATGCGACCGAAGGACGGCGTTTGCAGGCCGAACTGGTGGAAGAGGACGCGGCGCCGGGCGAGGCGGGAGCCGCGCCGGTGCTGCGGCTGGAAAAGGTGTGGTACGTTGACGAGGTGGCGGATGCCCGCGTCGCCGCCGCGGCGGATGCGTTGCGCCAGGACACTTCGATCCGCGGGCGGGGTGCGTACCGCGAAATCGGGGAAAACCTGCCGGGTTTCACGCTCTACAACCAGAAAGGCGAGGCGGTGTCGGCCGACCGGTTTCGCGGCAAGAAGATCGTGCTCAACTTCATCTACACGCGCTGTCCGATCGACACGATGTGCCCGGCCTCGACCCGCAACATGAAAACCGTGCAGGAAAAGGCGAAGGCGGCCGGCGTGACGAATCTCGAGCTGATTTCCATTTCGTTTGATCCCGAACACGACACCCCCGGCGTGCTTCGCGACTACGCCGAGGCGCACGGGATCGATACGGGGAATTTTTCGCTGCTCACCGGACCGGAGCGCGCCATCAAGGATCTGTTGCGGCAGTTCGGGGTGATCGCATCGGAGCGCGACGGGCCGATCATCAAACACTCGTTGTCCACGCTGCTGATCAACGAGCAGGGGCGGATCGTCTGGCGCGCCGACGGCAGCGGCTGGAATCCGGACGATTTTGTGCAGCGGCTCAAGGGAGGAGCGTGA
- a CDS encoding ATPase P produces the protein MSDDAATLASPGGIEPGLQADQRLVDRAWLRIGIGLAVTGQAMVFSLGVNITAAEGAGYWVVHGGLMASALLVLVFLGGDLAGSAWAAIRERRVSVDLLFLVTLLGALGGSLVSTLTRTGPVYYEVVAILVVVHTTGKMLGARSRVAALAGVEAMRRRYDRCRVLGGDGTVRDIAVRDVTAEDRVVVEPGDEICVDGEILVGCGYVEETALTGEWRPVSRGPGERVMAGTRSVDGRLVIRPGGEGDGREGEGESGGGGNRGVGRRKIDAIFDAVAQARLAPSRWQRQADRLMAWFLPLVVSVSLGTFVVWWWILEAGWDRALFNAMAVLLVACPCAMGLATPVAVWGGLARLASFGVVARSGDFLDALARVDTVCFDKTGTLSESRVSVLEWRFADAWSEEERRAWLRAAVAAAERRVEHPVARALAEAGGAPTGGVRVSRVTPVPGRGLVAEVVSADGAGARTRELRIGERSLGGADASADDDGSDPAGKRIHVFVDGLHAACVTLGETWREGLTATLAALREAGVIVEVLTGDPHPPPDLQAAGVTVRGGLSPEEKVARVQALRAEGRTVLFAGDGVNDAAAMSAAQASIAMGGGSELARVSAMAVFAGDELRWLPDAMRMARAVAGGVRGNLLFAASYNIIGMALAAGGVLHPVVAALLMVVSSVWVSGRALRSSRSRERSSGAEGQKSKTAVDPDSQGL, from the coding sequence GTGAGCGACGATGCTGCGACTCTGGCGTCTCCCGGCGGCATCGAGCCGGGTTTGCAGGCTGACCAGCGGCTGGTGGATCGCGCCTGGCTGCGGATCGGGATCGGCCTGGCGGTGACGGGGCAGGCGATGGTGTTCAGTCTGGGGGTCAATATTACGGCCGCCGAGGGCGCCGGCTATTGGGTGGTGCATGGCGGATTGATGGCGAGTGCGTTGCTGGTGCTGGTGTTTCTCGGCGGCGATCTGGCGGGCTCCGCATGGGCGGCGATCCGTGAACGGCGGGTGAGCGTGGATCTGCTGTTTCTGGTGACGTTGCTGGGGGCGCTGGGTGGTTCGCTGGTAAGTACATTAACACGCACCGGACCGGTTTATTACGAAGTGGTGGCGATTCTGGTCGTCGTGCATACGACGGGAAAGATGCTGGGGGCGCGGAGTCGCGTGGCCGCGCTTGCAGGCGTGGAGGCGATGCGGCGCCGTTACGACCGGTGCCGGGTGCTGGGGGGCGATGGTACGGTGCGCGACATCGCGGTGCGGGACGTGACCGCGGAGGATCGCGTGGTAGTGGAGCCGGGAGACGAAATCTGTGTGGACGGCGAAATCCTGGTGGGTTGCGGCTACGTGGAGGAAACCGCCCTGACCGGCGAATGGCGACCGGTGTCGCGCGGGCCGGGGGAGCGAGTCATGGCCGGGACACGGTCGGTGGACGGGCGACTGGTGATCCGGCCGGGCGGCGAAGGAGACGGAAGAGAGGGCGAGGGAGAGAGCGGGGGAGGGGGAAACCGGGGGGTCGGGAGACGGAAGATCGACGCGATTTTCGATGCGGTGGCGCAGGCCCGGCTGGCGCCGTCGCGCTGGCAGCGGCAGGCGGACCGGCTGATGGCGTGGTTTTTGCCACTGGTCGTCAGCGTCAGCCTCGGGACGTTTGTCGTCTGGTGGTGGATACTGGAGGCGGGCTGGGACCGGGCGCTGTTCAACGCGATGGCGGTGCTGCTGGTGGCGTGTCCGTGCGCGATGGGCCTGGCGACACCGGTGGCGGTGTGGGGCGGGCTGGCCCGGCTGGCATCGTTTGGCGTGGTGGCGCGCAGCGGGGATTTTCTCGATGCGCTGGCACGCGTGGACACCGTCTGTTTCGACAAGACCGGGACGCTTTCCGAATCGCGCGTGAGCGTGCTCGAGTGGCGCTTCGCGGACGCATGGAGCGAAGAGGAGCGCCGGGCGTGGCTGCGCGCAGCCGTGGCCGCGGCGGAGCGCCGTGTGGAGCATCCGGTGGCGCGGGCGCTGGCGGAGGCAGGGGGGGCGCCGACAGGAGGCGTGCGCGTCAGCCGCGTGACGCCCGTGCCCGGCCGGGGTCTGGTGGCGGAAGTGGTTTCCGCGGACGGCGCAGGAGCGCGTACACGCGAGCTTCGCATCGGCGAGCGCTCTCTGGGCGGAGCCGATGCGAGCGCTGACGACGACGGCAGCGATCCGGCGGGCAAGCGGATCCATGTATTCGTTGACGGCCTACATGCCGCCTGCGTCACGCTGGGAGAAACGTGGCGCGAGGGGCTGACGGCGACGCTGGCGGCGCTGCGCGAGGCCGGTGTCATCGTGGAGGTGCTGACCGGCGATCCGCATCCACCGCCGGATTTGCAGGCGGCAGGCGTGACGGTGCGCGGCGGCCTGTCGCCGGAGGAAAAGGTGGCGCGGGTGCAGGCATTGCGCGCGGAGGGACGCACGGTGCTGTTTGCCGGCGACGGCGTGAACGACGCGGCGGCGATGAGCGCGGCCCAGGCCTCCATCGCGATGGGCGGCGGCAGCGAACTGGCGCGCGTGTCGGCGATGGCGGTGTTTGCGGGCGACGAGTTGCGCTGGCTGCCGGATGCCATGCGGATGGCCCGGGCGGTGGCGGGCGGGGTGCGCGGCAATCTGCTGTTTGCCGCTTCGTACAATATCATCGGCATGGCGCTCGCGGCGGGCGGCGTGCTGCATCCGGTGGTGGCGGCGCTGCTGATGGTGGTTTCGAGTGTGTGGGTGAGCGGGCGAGCGCTGCGCAGTTCGCGGAGCAGGGAGCGATCGTCAGGCGCGGAAGGGCAAAAATCGAAAACGGCGGTTGATCCTGACTCGCAGGGCCTTTGA
- a CDS encoding protoheme IX farnesyltransferase: MNVPATASSSPAGSAATPRARFGDYLELTKPRLSFLSVVTTLVGYLCAWPGWFAGEFFFTILGTAACAGGVAALNQWMESDTDGQMERTADRPIPAGRVSTGSAFVLGWVLCAAGLGMLFVKTNGVATLFALLTIATYLALYTPAKRRSPRATEIGAVAGAFPPLIGWSAATGGAGGLGLVLFGILLFWQIPHFMAVAWTYRQDYGRVHFPMLPVIDPSGVRAARWSFVNTLLLVATSLLPRWIAGASLAYVAVTALLGAWFLWRAVAFLRRGDRDRTARKLFFCSIIWLPLQLGVLVADRFLFAP, encoded by the coding sequence ATGAACGTCCCCGCCACTGCCTCTTCCTCTCCCGCCGGCTCCGCCGCGACCCCCCGTGCCCGCTTCGGCGACTACCTCGAGCTGACCAAGCCGCGGCTGAGTTTTCTTTCGGTCGTCACCACGCTGGTGGGTTACCTTTGTGCCTGGCCCGGGTGGTTTGCCGGCGAGTTCTTTTTCACGATCCTCGGCACCGCCGCCTGCGCCGGCGGCGTCGCCGCGCTCAACCAGTGGATGGAGAGCGACACCGACGGCCAGATGGAGCGCACCGCCGACCGGCCCATCCCGGCCGGCCGCGTGTCCACCGGCAGCGCGTTTGTCCTCGGCTGGGTGCTCTGCGCCGCCGGTCTCGGCATGCTCTTCGTCAAGACCAACGGCGTGGCCACGCTCTTCGCGCTGCTCACCATCGCCACCTACCTCGCGCTCTACACGCCGGCCAAGCGCCGCTCGCCCCGCGCCACCGAGATCGGGGCCGTGGCCGGCGCGTTTCCGCCGCTCATCGGCTGGAGCGCGGCCACCGGCGGCGCCGGAGGGCTCGGCCTGGTGCTGTTCGGCATCCTGCTGTTCTGGCAGATCCCCCACTTCATGGCCGTGGCCTGGACGTACCGGCAGGACTACGGACGCGTCCACTTCCCGATGTTGCCGGTGATCGACCCGAGCGGCGTGCGCGCCGCCCGCTGGTCGTTCGTCAACACGCTGCTCCTCGTCGCCACCTCGCTCCTGCCGCGCTGGATCGCCGGCGCCAGCCTCGCCTACGTGGCCGTCACGGCGCTCCTCGGCGCGTGGTTTCTCTGGCGCGCCGTCGCCTTCTTGCGCCGCGGCGACCGCGACCGCACCGCCCGGAAACTCTTTTTCTGCTCGATCATCTGGCTGCCCCTGCAACTCGGTGTCCTCGTCGCCGACCGTTTCCTTTTCGCTCCATGA
- a CDS encoding biopolymer transporter Tol, whose product MAGTPEYQVTHSPCDHILTNIAVWSPDGQWIAYDVRPASGAFTGSRIERVNTISGRVEILYAAPAGSHCGVVTWSPANPDPARPRLVFIQGPEPETPDWTYAFSRRRGVILELRESPVLPPLASPLEALNHAPPFTPGALRGGSHAHTFSGDGQWVSFTCNDNLLASLDALPASARPPEHDPDQRNIGISIPATLAGPDGLVRVNRNHPRNLDADRFSVIVSHTVAHPRPGSDEINRAIEDAWIGVDGYRRGDGTRQRKAVAFLGQVVAPGGHEHAEVFVLDLPENPAGLTRAANPALPLEGTATTRPGLPAGVVQRRITFTDHHLHPGVATTPRHWPRSSPDGEHIAFLMCDDTGIIQFWLASPRGGLPRQLTRIAPPDFREGVSSAFSWSPDGRRLAAVIDGSVCLIDATTGGVTRLAPKRAGADAPLGFACVLSPDGRQIAFQRKIRDPESPENEYAQIFVVGVPE is encoded by the coding sequence ATGGCCGGTACTCCGGAGTATCAGGTCACACATTCACCCTGTGATCACATCCTCACCAATATCGCCGTGTGGTCGCCCGACGGACAATGGATTGCTTATGATGTGCGTCCGGCTTCCGGTGCGTTCACCGGAAGTCGTATCGAACGTGTCAATACGATATCCGGCCGGGTCGAAATCCTCTACGCCGCTCCCGCCGGTTCGCATTGCGGCGTCGTCACCTGGAGCCCCGCCAACCCCGATCCGGCCCGGCCGCGTCTTGTCTTTATCCAGGGACCCGAGCCGGAAACGCCCGACTGGACCTATGCGTTTTCGCGTCGCCGCGGTGTGATCCTGGAATTGCGTGAATCCCCGGTCCTCCCGCCGCTGGCGTCCCCGCTCGAAGCGCTCAATCATGCTCCCCCCTTCACTCCCGGCGCTCTCCGTGGCGGCTCGCATGCGCATACGTTCAGCGGCGACGGGCAGTGGGTGAGTTTTACCTGCAACGATAATCTTCTCGCTTCGCTCGATGCCCTCCCGGCATCCGCTCGCCCGCCGGAGCATGATCCCGACCAGCGCAACATCGGTATTTCCATCCCCGCCACCCTCGCCGGACCCGACGGTCTCGTTCGCGTCAACCGCAACCATCCGCGCAACCTCGATGCCGACCGGTTTTCCGTCATCGTCAGCCACACCGTCGCTCATCCGCGTCCCGGTTCCGACGAGATCAATCGCGCCATCGAGGATGCCTGGATCGGTGTCGATGGCTACCGCCGTGGCGACGGCACGCGCCAGCGAAAGGCGGTCGCCTTCCTCGGGCAAGTCGTCGCGCCCGGCGGCCATGAACATGCCGAGGTCTTCGTTCTCGATCTTCCGGAAAATCCCGCGGGTCTCACCCGCGCCGCGAATCCCGCCTTGCCGCTCGAAGGCACGGCGACCACCCGCCCCGGTCTGCCGGCCGGCGTCGTACAAAGGCGAATCACGTTTACCGATCACCATCTGCACCCAGGCGTTGCCACCACGCCACGGCACTGGCCACGCAGTTCCCCTGACGGCGAACATATTGCGTTCCTCATGTGCGACGACACCGGCATCATCCAGTTCTGGCTGGCCTCACCTCGCGGAGGTTTGCCCCGCCAGCTCACCCGGATCGCTCCACCCGATTTCCGCGAAGGTGTTTCGTCCGCGTTTTCCTGGAGCCCTGACGGACGCCGCCTTGCGGCCGTCATCGACGGCAGCGTTTGCCTGATCGATGCCACAACCGGAGGCGTCACTCGTCTTGCTCCGAAGCGCGCCGGGGCCGACGCTCCGCTCGGATTCGCCTGCGTCTTGTCGCCCGATGGCCGGCAGATCGCCTTTCAGAGGAAAATTCGCGATCCCGAATCACCGGAGAACGAATACGCACAGATCTTTGTTGTCGGAGTTCCGGAATAA
- a CDS encoding peptidylprolyl isomerase — MRSFLYVLLLGFILLAIGIVVRTGIAARKHPGVPINAAMRQALADEARELPTHDAKVIGQQFAADKVVVTESGLRYIVQKPGVGEAMPKRGQVATVNYTGRLVDGTPFDSSAEHGGPFNFQAGMGRVIAGWDEAVLSMKKGERRTLIVPFWLAYGEKGIRGKIEPRATLIFDVELVDFR, encoded by the coding sequence ATGCGCAGCTTTCTCTACGTCCTGCTGCTGGGTTTCATCCTGCTGGCGATCGGCATCGTCGTGCGCACGGGAATCGCCGCCCGCAAGCACCCGGGCGTGCCGATCAATGCGGCCATGCGGCAGGCGCTGGCCGACGAGGCCCGCGAGTTGCCGACACACGATGCCAAGGTGATCGGACAGCAGTTTGCCGCGGACAAGGTCGTCGTGACGGAGAGCGGGCTGCGCTACATCGTACAAAAACCCGGCGTTGGCGAGGCCATGCCGAAACGCGGTCAGGTCGCCACGGTCAACTACACCGGCCGGCTCGTCGACGGCACGCCGTTCGACTCCTCGGCGGAGCACGGCGGGCCGTTCAATTTTCAGGCGGGCATGGGCCGGGTGATTGCCGGCTGGGACGAAGCCGTGCTCTCCATGAAGAAGGGCGAACGGCGCACGCTCATCGTCCCTTTCTGGCTCGCGTACGGAGAGAAAGGCATCCGCGGCAAGATCGAGCCGCGCGCCACGCTGATCTTCGACGTCGAGCTGGTGGATTTCCGGTAA